A part of Gambusia affinis linkage group LG21, SWU_Gaff_1.0, whole genome shotgun sequence genomic DNA contains:
- the armc3 gene encoding armadillo repeat-containing protein 3 isoform X2: MGKKTGNEKEKEDKEAFEPLSLESKAPGTVVLLLSSQEEDILVKASEAIHKFAEKGEENKVVLLGLGALEPLCKLIDHSNKVIRRNALMALGIMATNGEVSDALKEEDVIPLLLQKLAPEDVVVHEFATLCLASLAVDFTCRVQINTNDGMPPLIKLLSSPDPDVAKNSLEIIFNLVQDVESLEVLHELGGIPPLLELLKSDFPVIQHLALQTFQRVTTDLETRKTFREELGFERFLDLLDNMDFNDLHAEVLQTVSNCLGDIETLQLIHNNGGLTRLMEFLFAPSSPEIQCIAIKCITRAAQSSESCNVFHEQMMEKVLVELLSAADDNVKASACQAIAAMSFHPCSKDRFRELEGVPIVVQLLHSESSALREAATQALSSLTHSNKANALAVYEAEGHEILIQLLSESSSITVASSAATLSNMAEQENIKSSILSLESIQALVEPLKSTDTQVLISSALCVAQLACGNTEREKFHKAGGLEPLVNLLHSNDKEVLKHACLAVYACAGDTSCAVKMCRLGALEILQEINQSANRRSSFSELAMTNLLNSNLPVKYSRMGRLSANDIITSGFFDAGQACVGQPFLTLEELIRQPLNQQRAIIVFNIPNEDAVDLAEDRKTSPTESEICSMKKGRITPKKKKEKDKPDEDVLPEKSPIPFGDVSVHMLIKEAKDCVYQLTDEREQYAALARLVSEVMGGAVPREKLHELGWVMDHSQLRFQLKSNVLPIGMINKGTYCHRALLFKCLVDTIGKSCTLVRGDYNRAWNEILLFKVDSEHPRFSVPCRYIVDLMHQPGALLPIDSPVAQQYQTI; the protein is encoded by the exons atgggaaagaagACGGGGAACGAAAAGGAGAAAGAGGACAAGGAAGCG TTTGAACCACTGTCTCTAGAGAGTAAAGCCCCAGGAACGGTGGTGTTGCTCTTAAGCTCTCAAGAGGAAGACATTCTAGTAAAAGCAAGTGAAGCAATCCATAAATTTGCTGAGAAAG GAgaagagaataaagttgtactGCTGGGATTAGGAGCCCTTGAGCCTCTCTGCAAGCTTATTGATCACAGCAATAAAGTGATCAGACGCAATGCCCTGATGGCCTTGGGTATTATGGCCACCAACG gtGAAGTTAGCGATGCTCTGAAAGAAGAGGATGTCATTCCATTGCTTTTACAAAAGCTCGCACCAGAAG ATGTTGTCGTGCACGAGTTTGCAACACTGTGCCTTGCTTCTTTGGCAGTGGATTTCACCTGCAGAGTCCAGATCAACACCAACGATGGTATGCCACCTTTAATCAAACTCCTCAGCAGCCCGGACCCCGATGTCGCAAAGAACTCATTGGAGATCATCTTCAACCTAGTTCAG GACGTAGAGAGCCTCGAGGTTCTGCACGAGTTAGGTGGTATCCCCCCTCTTCTGGAGCTGCTTAAGTCCGACTTTCCTGTCATCCAGCATTTAGCTTTACAGACATTTCAGCGTGTCACTACCGATTTGGAAACGCGGAAGACCTTCAGGGAGGAGCTGGGATTTGAGAGGTTCCTGGATCTTCTCGATAATATG GACTTTAACGACCTACATGCTGAGGTCTTGCAAACGGTGTCAAACTGTTTGGGTGATATTGAGACCCTTCAGCTCATCCACAATAATGGGGGGCTTACAAGGTTGATGGAGTTTCTCTTTGCACCGAGCAGTCCTGAAATCCAGTGCATTGCAATCAAATGCATCACAAGGGCAGCTCAGAGTT CTGAAAGCTGCAACGTTTTCCACGAGCAGATGATGGAGAAAGTTCTAGTAGAGCTTCTGTCTGCGGCTGATGACAACGTGAAAGCTTCTGCCTGTCAGGCTATCGCAGCCATGAGCTTCCACCCTTGCAGCAAAGACCGCTTCAGAGAGTTGG aggGCGTCCCCATTGTGGTGCAGCTGCTGCACAGTGAGAGCTCGGCACTGAGAGAGGCAGCGACTCAGGCTCTCTCGAGTCTCACACATAGCAATAAGGCCAATGCGCT TGCAGTGTATGAGGCAGAGGGCCATGAGATCCTCATCCAGCTGCTCTCTGAAAGCTCTTCAATCACAGTGGCCAGTTCTGCTGCTACTCTTTCTAATATGGCAGAACAGGAGAACATCAAGTCCAGCATCCTGTCACTAGAAAGCATACAGGCTCTGGTTGAACCCTTGAAGTCCACAGATACACAGGTCCTGATAAGCAGTGCCCTGTGTGTGGCACAGCTGGCCTGTGGCAACACAGAAAGGGAAAAG tttcacaaaGCTGGAGGTCTTGAACCACTCGTCAACCTGCTGCATTCCAATGACAAAGAGGTGCTGAAACATGCGTGCTTGGCCGTGTACGCTTGCGCTGGGGATACATCTTGTGCTGTGAAGATGTGCAGACTTGG GGCCCTGGAAATACTTCAGGAAATCAACCAGTCAGCAAACCGTAGGAGCAGTTTCAGCGAGTTGGCCATGACCAACCTGCTTAACTCCAACTTGCCTGTTAAATACAGCCGGATGGGACGTTTGAGTGCAAATGACATTATTACAAGCGGCTTCTTTGATGCTGGGCAG GCTTGTGTGGGTCAGCCATTTCTGACTTTGGAGGAATTGATCAGGCAGCCACTCAACCAGCAGCGGGCAATTATTGTTTTCAACATTCCAAATGA AGATGCAGTAGATCTGGCAGAAGACAGGAAAACCAGCCCAACAGAATCAGAAATTTGCAGCATGAAGAAAGGACGAATAACACCAAA aaagaaaaaagagaaagacaaacCCGACGAAGATGTTCTTCCAGAAAAATCACCAATTCCTTTTGGGGATGTCTCCGTGCATATGCTAATTAAAGAGGCCAAAGACTGCGTCTACCAACTGACAGATGAACGCGAGCAGTATGCGGCCTTGGCCAG GTTGGTGAGCGAGGTGATGGGTGGAGCAGTGCCTCGGGAAAAGCTGCACGAATTAGGCTGGGTGATGGACCACAGTCAGCTCAGGTTTCAACTCAAGTCGAATGTTCTTCCCATTGGTATGATAAACAAGGGAACCTACTGCCACAGAGCGCTTCTCTTCAAG TGTCTTGTCGATACCATTGGAAAGAGCTGCACTCTTGTTCGCGGTGATTACAATCGGGCCTGGAATGAAATTCTCCTCTTCAAGGTGGACAGTGAACATCCAAGGTTTTCGGTGCCATGCCGTTACATAGTGGACCTTATGCATCAGCCTGGAGCCTTACTGCCAATTGATTCCCCAGTTGCTCAGCAGTATCAGACTATATAG
- the msrb2 gene encoding methionine-R-sulfoxide reductase B2, mitochondrial — MSRFVARLLLAVSQQHATVRSAVMPRRIPLFIRCFSRFPGLKSLTRYNKTTDWQKKLTPEQYFVTREKGTEEPFSGIYLNHFEMGMYHCVCCDVPLFSSEAKYDSGTGWPAFKEAHGTWERDESHASIVRRPDNSLGSAGTEILCKNCDAHLGHVFEDGPDPTGQRFCINSAALKFKPRENGAADTEEQK; from the exons ATGTCGCGTTTTGTCGCTCGCCTCCTCCTTGCGGTTTCTCAACAACACGCGACGGTCAGATCAGCGGTGATGCCGCGGAGGATCCCTCTGTTCATCCGCTGTTTCTCCAGATTTCCAG GCCTCAAGTCTCTCACACGTTACAACAAGACTACAGACTGGCAAAAGAAACTGACACCAGAGCAGTATTTCGTCACAAGAGAGAAAGGAACTGAAGAG cCCTTTAGTGGAATCTACTTGAACCATTTTGAAATGGGGATGTACCACTGTGTTTGCTGTGATGTTCCACTCTTCAG ttCAGAGGCTAAGTATGACTCAGGGACAGGCTGGCCAGCATTCAAAGAGGCTCATGGGACATGGGAGCGAGACGAGAGCCATGCCTCCATTGTTCGTCGCCCTGACAACAGCCTGGGTAGTGCTGGTACAGAGATCCTCTGTAAAAAT TGTGATGCCCACCTTGGCCATGTGTTTGAAGACGGACCAGACCCGACGGGGCAACGGTTCTGTATAAACAGCGCAGCCCTCAAATTCAAACCCAGAGAAAATGGTGCAGCTGACACAGAAGAGCAGAAGTGA
- the armc3 gene encoding armadillo repeat-containing protein 3 isoform X1, which produces MGKKTGNEKEKEDKEAFEPLSLESKAPGTVVLLLSSQEEDILVKASEAIHKFAEKGEENKVVLLGLGALEPLCKLIDHSNKVIRRNALMALGIMATNGEVSDALKEEDVIPLLLQKLAPEEDVVVHEFATLCLASLAVDFTCRVQINTNDGMPPLIKLLSSPDPDVAKNSLEIIFNLVQDVESLEVLHELGGIPPLLELLKSDFPVIQHLALQTFQRVTTDLETRKTFREELGFERFLDLLDNMDFNDLHAEVLQTVSNCLGDIETLQLIHNNGGLTRLMEFLFAPSSPEIQCIAIKCITRAAQSSESCNVFHEQMMEKVLVELLSAADDNVKASACQAIAAMSFHPCSKDRFRELEGVPIVVQLLHSESSALREAATQALSSLTHSNKANALAVYEAEGHEILIQLLSESSSITVASSAATLSNMAEQENIKSSILSLESIQALVEPLKSTDTQVLISSALCVAQLACGNTEREKFHKAGGLEPLVNLLHSNDKEVLKHACLAVYACAGDTSCAVKMCRLGALEILQEINQSANRRSSFSELAMTNLLNSNLPVKYSRMGRLSANDIITSGFFDAGQACVGQPFLTLEELIRQPLNQQRAIIVFNIPNEDAVDLAEDRKTSPTESEICSMKKGRITPKKKKEKDKPDEDVLPEKSPIPFGDVSVHMLIKEAKDCVYQLTDEREQYAALARLVSEVMGGAVPREKLHELGWVMDHSQLRFQLKSNVLPIGMINKGTYCHRALLFKCLVDTIGKSCTLVRGDYNRAWNEILLFKVDSEHPRFSVPCRYIVDLMHQPGALLPIDSPVAQQYQTI; this is translated from the exons atgggaaagaagACGGGGAACGAAAAGGAGAAAGAGGACAAGGAAGCG TTTGAACCACTGTCTCTAGAGAGTAAAGCCCCAGGAACGGTGGTGTTGCTCTTAAGCTCTCAAGAGGAAGACATTCTAGTAAAAGCAAGTGAAGCAATCCATAAATTTGCTGAGAAAG GAgaagagaataaagttgtactGCTGGGATTAGGAGCCCTTGAGCCTCTCTGCAAGCTTATTGATCACAGCAATAAAGTGATCAGACGCAATGCCCTGATGGCCTTGGGTATTATGGCCACCAACG gtGAAGTTAGCGATGCTCTGAAAGAAGAGGATGTCATTCCATTGCTTTTACAAAAGCTCGCACCAGAAG AAGATGTTGTCGTGCACGAGTTTGCAACACTGTGCCTTGCTTCTTTGGCAGTGGATTTCACCTGCAGAGTCCAGATCAACACCAACGATGGTATGCCACCTTTAATCAAACTCCTCAGCAGCCCGGACCCCGATGTCGCAAAGAACTCATTGGAGATCATCTTCAACCTAGTTCAG GACGTAGAGAGCCTCGAGGTTCTGCACGAGTTAGGTGGTATCCCCCCTCTTCTGGAGCTGCTTAAGTCCGACTTTCCTGTCATCCAGCATTTAGCTTTACAGACATTTCAGCGTGTCACTACCGATTTGGAAACGCGGAAGACCTTCAGGGAGGAGCTGGGATTTGAGAGGTTCCTGGATCTTCTCGATAATATG GACTTTAACGACCTACATGCTGAGGTCTTGCAAACGGTGTCAAACTGTTTGGGTGATATTGAGACCCTTCAGCTCATCCACAATAATGGGGGGCTTACAAGGTTGATGGAGTTTCTCTTTGCACCGAGCAGTCCTGAAATCCAGTGCATTGCAATCAAATGCATCACAAGGGCAGCTCAGAGTT CTGAAAGCTGCAACGTTTTCCACGAGCAGATGATGGAGAAAGTTCTAGTAGAGCTTCTGTCTGCGGCTGATGACAACGTGAAAGCTTCTGCCTGTCAGGCTATCGCAGCCATGAGCTTCCACCCTTGCAGCAAAGACCGCTTCAGAGAGTTGG aggGCGTCCCCATTGTGGTGCAGCTGCTGCACAGTGAGAGCTCGGCACTGAGAGAGGCAGCGACTCAGGCTCTCTCGAGTCTCACACATAGCAATAAGGCCAATGCGCT TGCAGTGTATGAGGCAGAGGGCCATGAGATCCTCATCCAGCTGCTCTCTGAAAGCTCTTCAATCACAGTGGCCAGTTCTGCTGCTACTCTTTCTAATATGGCAGAACAGGAGAACATCAAGTCCAGCATCCTGTCACTAGAAAGCATACAGGCTCTGGTTGAACCCTTGAAGTCCACAGATACACAGGTCCTGATAAGCAGTGCCCTGTGTGTGGCACAGCTGGCCTGTGGCAACACAGAAAGGGAAAAG tttcacaaaGCTGGAGGTCTTGAACCACTCGTCAACCTGCTGCATTCCAATGACAAAGAGGTGCTGAAACATGCGTGCTTGGCCGTGTACGCTTGCGCTGGGGATACATCTTGTGCTGTGAAGATGTGCAGACTTGG GGCCCTGGAAATACTTCAGGAAATCAACCAGTCAGCAAACCGTAGGAGCAGTTTCAGCGAGTTGGCCATGACCAACCTGCTTAACTCCAACTTGCCTGTTAAATACAGCCGGATGGGACGTTTGAGTGCAAATGACATTATTACAAGCGGCTTCTTTGATGCTGGGCAG GCTTGTGTGGGTCAGCCATTTCTGACTTTGGAGGAATTGATCAGGCAGCCACTCAACCAGCAGCGGGCAATTATTGTTTTCAACATTCCAAATGA AGATGCAGTAGATCTGGCAGAAGACAGGAAAACCAGCCCAACAGAATCAGAAATTTGCAGCATGAAGAAAGGACGAATAACACCAAA aaagaaaaaagagaaagacaaacCCGACGAAGATGTTCTTCCAGAAAAATCACCAATTCCTTTTGGGGATGTCTCCGTGCATATGCTAATTAAAGAGGCCAAAGACTGCGTCTACCAACTGACAGATGAACGCGAGCAGTATGCGGCCTTGGCCAG GTTGGTGAGCGAGGTGATGGGTGGAGCAGTGCCTCGGGAAAAGCTGCACGAATTAGGCTGGGTGATGGACCACAGTCAGCTCAGGTTTCAACTCAAGTCGAATGTTCTTCCCATTGGTATGATAAACAAGGGAACCTACTGCCACAGAGCGCTTCTCTTCAAG TGTCTTGTCGATACCATTGGAAAGAGCTGCACTCTTGTTCGCGGTGATTACAATCGGGCCTGGAATGAAATTCTCCTCTTCAAGGTGGACAGTGAACATCCAAGGTTTTCGGTGCCATGCCGTTACATAGTGGACCTTATGCATCAGCCTGGAGCCTTACTGCCAATTGATTCCCCAGTTGCTCAGCAGTATCAGACTATATAG
- the c8g gene encoding complement component C8 gamma chain produces MSGEFRCVLAAVVLLCFCLLVPTEAVGGAKSRPKPQRRPPRKPKVEPIDATPPTQNIDIQQMTGKWYLLNMASKCSYLIKHGTRVEPIIMTLTGPSDQTLSVSTKTRHNHQCWEILQEYHLTSTPGKLTLKGTRPELNTDIVIGETDYTTYAVLYYQKLGKVTVKLYSRSVDDLSEPMLTKFEQLAEKHGMGLAYLFPFPTYSHCGEVDQDHKLNCVPTCRRGGAPTSTQESRLN; encoded by the exons ATGAGTGGAGAATTTAGATGTGTACTTGCAGCAGTGGTGCTGTTGTGCTTTTGTCTCTTGGTTCCCACTGAGGCTGTGGGAGGAGCCAAGAGTCGACCAAAACCTCAAAGACGACCACCGAGGAAACCAAAGGTTGAGCCCATTGACGCAACCCCACCAACTCAGAATATAGACATCCAGCAA ATGACAGGGAAATGGTATCTCCTTAATATGGCCTCCAAGTGTTCTTACCTGATAAAACATGGAACCAGGGTGGAGCCAATTATCATGACCCTTACAGGTCCCTCTGACCAGACTCTGTCAGTTAGCACTAAAACAAGACA cAATCATCAATGTTGGGAGATATTGCAGGAATACCATCTAACTTCCACCCCAGGGAAGCTAACTCTGAAAG GAACACGTCCTGAACTCAACACCGACATTGTGATTGGAGAAACAGACTACACCACCTATGCAGTTTTGTACTATCAGAAACTCGGGAAGGTCACAGTAAAACTCTATA GCAGGTCTGTGGATGACCTATCTGAGCCAATGTTGACTAAGTTTGAACAGCTCGCTGAAAAACATGGCATGGGTCTTGCCTACCTCTTCCCCTTCCCCACCTACA gtCACTGTGGTGAAGTGGACCAGGACCACAAACTAA